The nucleotide sequence GAGACATTTGGTCCAATACCAAGTGAGTACAGTAAGGCTTGGAAGTTGAAGGACTGTAATGAGGAACTCGATTTTAAATCAGGTGGTAAACAAGCTAATGGACACGAAACCGATGTGAGATCAGACGATATAGCACTACTAGTTTACACCTCTGGGACTACAGGTAAACCTAAAGGTGTACCAATAACCCATTCAAACATCTTTGCCTCCTCTACTATATACAAACACTGGTTCAAGTTTAGTGAGAGGGACAAGAACCTGGCTATTGCCCCCTTCTTTCACATAACAGGTCAGATCTTTGGGATAACGTCCTCAATTCTCTCCGGTTCTGAGATAACTACTTTCTTCAGGTTTAACCCAGACCTTACCCTGAGGGTGGTTGAGGAGGAAAAGACCACAGTTACCATGGCAGTTGCCACAGCTTACACCTCCATGGTCAATGCGTACAAGGGTGAGGAAGACCTATCCTCTATGAGGTTGTGGTCCTCAGGAGGTATGGCTATGCCCCGTTCATTAGAGATGAAGTGGAAGGAAAAGCTGGGCTCATGGATATACATGGCATGGGGTCTAACAGAGACCACTTCACCTGCGACACTGTGGCCATATCCTTATGAAGGGGACTTACCCCTTGACAGTGAGTACAACGTGGTAAGTTCTGGTATACCTGTCTATAACACTGAGGTAATGGTCAGCAATGACGGGGAACTCCTGGTCAGGGGACCACAGGTCGTCTCGGGGTATTGGAGGATGGAGAAGTTTAAGGACGGTTGGTTGCCCACAGGCGATATTGGAAAAATAGAGAACGGGTGGGTCTACATTATTGACAGGAAGAAAGACGTGATTAACGCATCAGGCTTTAAGGTCATGCCCAGGGAAGTGGAAGAGGTCTTGTATATGCACCCTGCTGTGGAAGAGGTGGCAGTGGTCTCAGTAGTTGATGAATACAGGGGAGAGACAGTTGGGGCTTTCATAAAGCTCAGGGAACAGTTCAGTGAGAGTGACGAGCTGAAGAAGGACATTATTGACTTCTGTAGGCAACGTCTAGCTCCGTATAAAGTGCCTAAAGTGGTCAACTTTGTAAAGGAAATACCTAAAACCCCATCAGGCAAAATTATGAGGAGGGCGTTCAGGAATGAAAATAAGTGAAGTTAAAGTAACCAAGCTTTCCTCAAAGGAGTTCTATGAAAGGGACGCATTGGCTGTTAAGGGAGGGGCAGAGCACTTCATGGACGTCGCTGTGGTAAGTGTTGTGACTAGCAACGGAGAAATAGGCTACGGTGAAGCTATAGCTTACGGTATACTTGATGTTGTCTCTACAACAATTGAAAAAATCTACAGACCTCTGTTACTGGGAGAGGAGTCCTCTAACATCCTGGGACTATGGAATAAGATGTATAAGACCACCTTCAGGCTAGGGAGAAGGGGTGTCACAATATCCTCACTGAGCGGTGTGGATATCGCTCTGTGGGACTTGCTGGGCAAGGAGCTGGGATCCCCAGTCTACAAATTGCTTGGAGGGGAGAGGAGGAGGATAAGAGGGTACATCACTGGAGGATATTACAGGCAAGATAAGGATATGGAGAAACTACTGGAGGAGGTCAAAGGGTATATTGAAAAGGGGTTTACTTCGGTAAAGATTAAGATAGGTGGGTTAAGTGTTCAAGAGGACATGAAGAGGCTTAACGCAATAAGGGAGAACTTTGGGAATTCACTGAACATTGCTGTAGACGCGAACAATGTATATGACTTCAACACAGCCCTAAAGGTGGGAAGGGAATTGGAGAAGTTAGGAGTGATGTTCTTCGAGGAACCCATATCCACTGACTTACCAGACCTGAGTGCAGAGCTTACTAGGGCGTTAGACATACCAATAGCTGGATATGAAACAGCTTCGACACTCTTCGAGTACAGAGATCTCATCACTAAGCGTTCAGTTGACATAGTCCAGGTGGACGCATCGTGGAACGGAGGGATAACCGAAATGGTGAGAATAGGTAACTTGGCTAGGGCGTTTGGACTACCTGTAGTTCCCCATTACTCTGCAGGTGGGATAAGTTTTGTTGCCAGCCTACATTCAGCCCTTGTGATAGACTCACCTATAATCGAGTACCATTTAAGGTATAATCCCCTGAGGGAGAGCTTAGCAGGAGAGGCTATAAGGTATGAGAACGGTGAGTTTTTGCCCCCAGATAAGCCTGGTCTGGGAATTAGTTTAGATGAGAGGGTCATAGAGAAATACAGGGTTGAGTGAAATGATAGTTGGGTTCTCAAGTTCAATACACAAAAAATATGAGGGGTCAACATTCCAGCTTTTGGCTGAGACTGTAAGTAAAGCCCTAGATATGGCTACTGTTGACCTGAAGGACATAGACGGTCTGTTTTACACTGTCTTACCGGGAGTTTTTGACGGAAAGGCATCACTACACTTCTCGTCATTTCAGATACCCTCTTTCCTTGGAATAAGACCCAAAGTAATAGAGCTTGTGGAGTATGGCGGACCCTCAGCACTGACCATGGTTTACAGGGCAGAGAAGTTAATTGAGGCTGGAGAGATAGACACAGCCCTATGTGTAGTTGGGGGAAAGGCTTCCTTCCTGAGGGAGAATAAGGTTACAGTGGATGCTGTAGACAGGTTCCTGGGGAGTGTGCAACTGACCCCTTACGACGACCTTTTCAGAGTTTATCAAGACCTTAACCCTGTAAGTGACTACGCCCTGGTAGCAAAAAGGCATTCAAAGTTGTTCGGAACCAGTGATGAACAGAGAGCCTTAATCGCAGTTATGCAGAGGAAAAATGCCCTAGGAAATGAGAGGGCGATGTACAGGACACCGTTGACTGTTAAGGACGTTTTAGAGTCCAGAGTGGTGAGCGACCCTTTGAGGCTCCTTGAGATAGTCTACCCCGTTGACGGCTTCCACGTGTTTGTTGTGAGTAAGCACCAGAGGAAGTCTGATGTGAGACCTTTGAAGGTCGAGTTTTACGGTGAGTCCCACTGGTCTGAGATGCCTCCAGAACTACCTGACATAGTTTACACCCCTGCAGTGGAGAGCAGTAAGGGGGTTAACCTTGAGAGGATTGACGCTTTCCAGCTCTATGACTCATTTACAATCACTGTAATGCTCCAGATGGAGGACATAGGCTTGACCAAGAAGGGGAAGGGTGGGGAGTTTGTGGAGAGGACTGACATCACCTATCAGGGTGAGGTCCCTGTGAACACTGGTGGAGGGTCATTAAATGTAGGTCAGCCTGCCTTCATGAGTGGTGGTGTGATCCTAGAGGAGGCTATACTCCAGCTGAATAACATGGCTACTAACCACCAAGTGAAAGACGTTAACAGGGTATTGATAAATGGCATAGGAGGGTGGAACAGGGGTCACTCAGTTACCATGGTTTTGGGTGAGGGAAATGTTTGAAGAGATAAAGAAGAAATACCAAGAAATGTTTAGAGAAGAGAAACTACCATATCTAAAGTGCACTAGATGCGGTCACTCCTTCTACTACCCCAGGGACTACTGCCCAAAATGTAGGAGTAGGGAGCTTGAGGTGAAGGAGAGTAGGGGGATTGGGTCAGTGTTCTCTGTGACAAAGTTCAGAGACAGAGACAACAAAGAAGTCTATTACGGTATAGTGGAACTAGAGGAGGGGTTTAGGTTGTACACAAACTTCCTTGTGCCAGTAGAGATAGGGGATAAGGTCAGGGTGAAATTCCTGGGGAAGGAATCAAAGGTACCGTATTTTGAGAAGATATAAGACTTCTACCACAGCTTAAGTAATAACTTTATTTACTCTCCCCAATGAGGGATCTCATCTTAGGAAGGAAAATTTTTAAGATCTTCTCCAAGAAACGACTCCAGAGTGGATCTACTGTTAGCGCAAAAACGTAGGTATAACTTACACCTTGTCTATTCGCTCGTGTATTCTTCTACCTTGCTTAATTCAATGTTAAATCAGAGGTTAATGAATTTCTACGAGAAAAATGAGAGAAACAAAAATATAGCGAACCAAAATTCAGTTGTGGTGTAATTTTAAAGTGCGATATGAGTTTGGGAATCGTCATGATATACTTGAGAAATCCGTTACTATGTTCTCATTTAACCATGGGGGATAGAAAAGAAGTTTATATATTAATAGGGCTAGTTACTAAATATGTTTGAAGAGAGCAGAGTCACCAGGAATTACCGAATAACAATACCAGCTACTATCAGGCAAAAACTGGGAATCAGGGTCGGTGATAAACTCATAGTGTATACCGAGGGTGATAAAATAATACTGGTCAAAAAGAAGGGTGACTTAGTGTCCTTAAACCTAAAGTTAGGTAGGAAGTTTACTGATGAAGAGGTCAATAAAGTAATAGAGGAAGCAGGAGAGGAAGTTGGAGGGAGTTGTTGACACCAATTTCGTCATAGATGGGATTTTCCTGAACCATATCTTTCATGAACAAGTACTAAAGGATGGAAAAAGTTAGATAAAGCCTACTTGCCATTTATTAGTATAGTGGAAATTGCTTACTTCTTGGTGAAGAATGGGATTGAAGTCAGGAGCGTCATAGAGAGTACACTCAGTGACCCTAAAGTGGAAGTTATCGAGAACATCCTTGAGGACTTGTATTTTGCAATAAGGAGTGAGCCAAGAAAATATGATGACTTTTAATGACTTCCTGATAATTTCCACCACGAGGAGATTAGGGCTAAGTGTGTTAACGTTCGATAAAAAGCTAAAAAGTAAAATAAGTTAGCAATAAGTAGAGTGACACGAGATGTTGTTCCACTGTCTAAACCCTTTAGAGAGGAGTAAGAGTTCAATTGTCTCATCATGTTAATACCTCTTGAGTTCGAACCACTACAACGCTCTCAAGCCTTTTAACTTCCCCAATGTAGTCACAGAAACGAACCGTAAAACTGAATTCATGGTCAATTTAGCGTATTATAGTCCTGTTTTAGTAATCTGTCTAAGAGAGTAATACCTGTCTTTAATTAATTTCAACAGTCTAATAATTTTTTACTGTTGAATAATAAAATATTTAATATAATGAAATAGATATAATCTATCTGGTTACCATAAATTGTTAGGTAGAATTTAAATACGAACGTTACGTGAATAACCCTTATATGGACAAGAGTGAAGCAAAAGGAGTACCAGAAGAGCCCAAACGTCATTTGAGTTTCACAGATATTGTTTTCCTCTCCATAGGTGGACAGTCACCCTTCCTAAGCATATTGACTTACGGTGTCGTAGCCTTACTATATGCAGGTCTGTTTGGTCCAATAGCCATTATTCTGGGCACACTACTTGTCTTGGTGAACGGGATGTCTGTCTATGAACTGTCTAAGAGGTTTACAAAGGAGGGTGGATATTACACTTATGCCTTCTATTCACTCAGCAAAAGGCTAGGATTTGAGACAGGTTGGATGTACATACTCTACTCAACTACTTATGGTGCAGGTTATGTTTTCGGTACTGCGTATGTCCTATACCACGTGTTGAACATCAACCCCTGGATCGTGACACTAGGTGTAATGTCAATCTCCGCACTTCTCGGTATACTCGGAATAAAGATAAGCACAAAATACGCCATATTTGCTACTCTACTTGAGATAATAATGATGACTGCACTTGCAGTTCTCCTGATCCAATCAACTGGCTTCCACCTGTATAACCCCTTCAGTTTGAAGCTGAATTTAAGCCAATTAGCCATAGCAATCCTATTTGGATCAAGCATCCCAACAGGTTACGGGTCAATTGCTCCAATATCAGGTGAGACTAAAAACGCCAGGAATGTTATAAGTAAGGCTATTATAACAGTAATCCTGGTAGGTGGACTCCTGGCAGCCTTTGACGTATATGCTATAGGTACATATGTCTCTTACTTCCACCTATCCATGAACAATGTGGATATCTTGACATTAATAAGGGACAGACTGGGTTTACTCACATTAGTATTTGTGCTATTCGCATCAATCAATGACGGAATTGTGGGGAGCCTTGCGTTTCTGACTGCCACCTCACGGACAGTGTTCGCTATGGCTTCGTCAAACTTCTTACCGAAATTCTTTGCAAAGTTTGAAAGCTATAAGGGACCAGTGAGGGCAGTCCTCTTATCTGTTCTGATATACTTTGCCATAATCTCCGTGGGACTGTACTTCCTGAGAAGTATCTTCACAGCCTTCATACTTATATCCTCCGTAGCCTTGTTTGCCAACCTCTTTGTCCACTTGTCTGCTAACTTCTCCCTCATCAGGATATCCATAAAGAAAGTACTCAAGAGGAAAATACAGTTAATCGTAGGTGTTGCCTCAGCCCTTTACACAGTATACGAACTAATATACTCTATTGCAGGTTCAGTACCTATAGTAGTATACGTATTCATGTCATGGATAATTATAGGTTTCCTGATAGCTGAGATCTACAGTATGATGGAGACTGAGAGTGAGTAGTATATAAGGAGAAAAGACACACACCTGTCCTTCTCTCTAAACATTAAACCAGTTGTCTTCAATCCCTGGAGGGACAACTCCTAAGCCCCTCTGTATATAAATCTTTCTTAGCTCACCTCTAAGACGGAGTTTAATACGCCCTCACCCAGTACACTACCATGGCAGTTACTAATTTCATACTGAGAAGGAAGTGGTTGATAATAGCTGTCTGGGTAGTTATTTTGATCC is from Sulfolobus acidocaldarius DSM 639 and encodes:
- the araD gene encoding arabinonate dehydratase, which produces MKISEVKVTKLSSKEFYERDALAVKGGAEHFMDVAVVSVVTSNGEIGYGEAIAYGILDVVSTTIEKIYRPLLLGEESSNILGLWNKMYKTTFRLGRRGVTISSLSGVDIALWDLLGKELGSPVYKLLGGERRRIRGYITGGYYRQDKDMEKLLEEVKGYIEKGFTSVKIKIGGLSVQEDMKRLNAIRENFGNSLNIAVDANNVYDFNTALKVGRELEKLGVMFFEEPISTDLPDLSAELTRALDIPIAGYETASTLFEYRDLITKRSVDIVQVDASWNGGITEMVRIGNLARAFGLPVVPHYSAGGISFVASLHSALVIDSPIIEYHLRYNPLRESLAGEAIRYENGEFLPPDKPGLGISLDERVIEKYRVE
- a CDS encoding AbrB/MazE/SpoVT family DNA-binding domain-containing protein, yielding MFEESRVTRNYRITIPATIRQKLGIRVGDKLIVYTEGDKIILVKKKGDLVSLNLKLGRKFTDEEVNKVIEEAGEEVGGSC
- a CDS encoding Zn-ribbon domain-containing OB-fold protein, with protein sequence MFEEIKKKYQEMFREEKLPYLKCTRCGHSFYYPRDYCPKCRSRELEVKESRGIGSVFSVTKFRDRDNKEVYYGIVELEEGFRLYTNFLVPVEIGDKVRVKFLGKESKVPYFEKI
- a CDS encoding thiolase family protein, with product MIVGFSSSIHKKYEGSTFQLLAETVSKALDMATVDLKDIDGLFYTVLPGVFDGKASLHFSSFQIPSFLGIRPKVIELVEYGGPSALTMVYRAEKLIEAGEIDTALCVVGGKASFLRENKVTVDAVDRFLGSVQLTPYDDLFRVYQDLNPVSDYALVAKRHSKLFGTSDEQRALIAVMQRKNALGNERAMYRTPLTVKDVLESRVVSDPLRLLEIVYPVDGFHVFVVSKHQRKSDVRPLKVEFYGESHWSEMPPELPDIVYTPAVESSKGVNLERIDAFQLYDSFTITVMLQMEDIGLTKKGKGGEFVERTDITYQGEVPVNTGGGSLNVGQPAFMSGGVILEEAILQLNNMATNHQVKDVNRVLINGIGGWNRGHSVTMVLGEGNV
- a CDS encoding AMP-binding protein — its product is MIVRGEKLEELDNPFSIVKALEERSSSDHVAVSYFGRKISYRQLNYMVNSVSSSLDLEKGDVVLLSMQNIPQFIIAEFAIWKRGGIVLPVNPSYTERELDYLIQDSGAKLMIASCESISTDKIPVVRTNPETFGPIPSEYSKAWKLKDCNEELDFKSGGKQANGHETDVRSDDIALLVYTSGTTGKPKGVPITHSNIFASSTIYKHWFKFSERDKNLAIAPFFHITGQIFGITSSILSGSEITTFFRFNPDLTLRVVEEEKTTVTMAVATAYTSMVNAYKGEEDLSSMRLWSSGGMAMPRSLEMKWKEKLGSWIYMAWGLTETTSPATLWPYPYEGDLPLDSEYNVVSSGIPVYNTEVMVSNDGELLVRGPQVVSGYWRMEKFKDGWLPTGDIGKIENGWVYIIDRKKDVINASGFKVMPREVEEVLYMHPAVEEVAVVSVVDEYRGETVGAFIKLREQFSESDELKKDIIDFCRQRLAPYKVPKVVNFVKEIPKTPSGKIMRRAFRNENK
- a CDS encoding APC family permease, coding for MDKSEAKGVPEEPKRHLSFTDIVFLSIGGQSPFLSILTYGVVALLYAGLFGPIAIILGTLLVLVNGMSVYELSKRFTKEGGYYTYAFYSLSKRLGFETGWMYILYSTTYGAGYVFGTAYVLYHVLNINPWIVTLGVMSISALLGILGIKISTKYAIFATLLEIIMMTALAVLLIQSTGFHLYNPFSLKLNLSQLAIAILFGSSIPTGYGSIAPISGETKNARNVISKAIITVILVGGLLAAFDVYAIGTYVSYFHLSMNNVDILTLIRDRLGLLTLVFVLFASINDGIVGSLAFLTATSRTVFAMASSNFLPKFFAKFESYKGPVRAVLLSVLIYFAIISVGLYFLRSIFTAFILISSVALFANLFVHLSANFSLIRISIKKVLKRKIQLIVGVASALYTVYELIYSIAGSVPIVVYVFMSWIIIGFLIAEIYSMMETESE